Genomic segment of Bos taurus isolate L1 Dominette 01449 registration number 42190680 breed Hereford chromosome 6, ARS-UCD2.0, whole genome shotgun sequence:
CAAATAGCAAAACAGGAGCAAAACAAGGCCAAAAGCATTATAACTTGATAGCCCACCAAGTACAAACATCACTGGAATAAAGAAAGTTGCAGGCACCAAAGAAAACAAGAGGCAGGTTCATTAGCATAAAAAAATTTACACTTGGTTGAAGGTGAGGTGAACTATTCCACAAGTAAACATGTATGCCAATCCTAATGGCGAACTTGAAACCAAAGCAACAAGACCGAAAACATTAAACTCAGTTAACTACACTGAATGTAAAACTTATCTAGGATATCCTCCCAAATCTAGAGctaaaaggttttctttttaatgcaccAGGAAGATGTGTTGTAATGACATGACTTGGTCACACTTACGACTTGCGTTTACATAAGAATCAAGGGTTATCCTTCTCCATTATTCATTTACGTCTGAATGTGAATATGCTCAACTATTCAGCTCATGCACTAACCGCATAAAAAATGACTGAAACCTACTACCCATGCCTTCTAAGAACTCACACCATCTAACAGTTAACACCCAGTACAGCTTCCTAACAATGCCCCAGGAGAAaacattttgttcagttcagtgctTGCCGTGACATAAAACCAACAGAATAGAATACAATTAATTTACTCAGCTACTACTTCAAATCTTTTAATCTAAGTTTTGTTCAAACTTTAATAACTTCATACCTATTTGCCAAAATTGTTGTGTAAAATCTAACTATATCTGATATTCTTAACCTGTAGCTCCTATAACACAGTTttagccccccgccccccgcccaacCCCGCAATGGGTATATTTGGACATTTTAatcaagaaaacaaagttatggtaTTATGATTAGTCAAAGCTTTTTCTAGCAGACCACTGAAAACAacaatccattaaaaaaatgccTTTCCGGAGAcaacaaagcaaaacattttCTTCATAAAGGAGCTACCAGCATGCTTTGTGccattaaaaatttacttttcaaaatataacCAAAGACTCATGGTCTACTAGAAAGCTCCCACTAATCACAACAGTATAACTATGCCACAGAAACTTTCATGACAATGTCTCCAGATAGGCAGAGAGGAAACAACATTAAAGGTTATGATGGAAGCCTCAGTTAGAGAGGAAAATGAAGTCTCCAGAGCatagaatacatctaacaaacaAGGGGAACAGAGCAGACACTGCAGCTGGCTATTCATAAAGGACCACAGTTTTCTCTTCCTATGGAGCAAGACTCCCTACAAAATAAACTGTGCGTTAATTATTGCTTATTTAAAATTACACTTTTACAGAGCTATTTAGTACCTGACGCAGAAAAACAATCACATAAGGAAGCATTTATTTGAGGTTTAACATGTAATCATACAAATAAAGTCTGTATAAACACAAATCCACAGAGTCATAACACAGATAGCAAAAgacaaagtaaaaacaaagaaaactaatTGGCGGCTATATACAGTTGGACACAAATTGTGTCTTGTACACTAGAaagtcttttacaaaataatCATCTTAGATCAACAGAAGACCAATCTTCAATGTCCTCCTGCAAGATGGTTACTTTAGCAATCTcttcctaaaaacaaaaacaaaatagcaaTTAGATTTGTGCAACTCCGGCaagctttctaaggtccactttcATGAATTGTTTTAAGTTctcactttattcttttcttcaatAATTAAAGATCACATGCAAATTCATTGGCAAAATGCAGTTTGGGTAAttataatcatcatcatcatctcacCTTGAAGTTCCCATATGATATTAAAATTTACTTAGAAAATCCGGGAACACAATCTTTTCATATTCACAGATTGAACTGTGCTAGATGAAGGTTTACTAGAAGTGTCTCTAGTAAGCCATGTAAAATTCTATTACAAACACGAATTTCTAACACGCTTGTATTTCAAGGCAACAAATTGCTATGTGCATATGATCTTTAATTTAAATCCCAGATTTTAAAGTTCTTGTTTTGGTTTGTAGATTTCACTAttagctataaaaagaaaaagcaagcatTAAATCTTAAAGAATGAACACTTAAAATGAGGCTCCACAATTGAAATACAACACTAAACAGAAGACCAAAATGATTAAGCTGTAAAAAGGCATTTATGTACTTTAACTCCTGTAAAAAACCATTTAAGTTAAGTTTAGACACTTAATcttcaaaatgattaaaaaagaagCCAAAGTCTGAAGTTTTCCACTTTAATCTTTACGCTGGTACATGAAGTTGGAAGAGACCATACCACAGGACAGCGTTTTCTGGTGTATGCCTTGCGCTCTGCCCGCAACGTGCGACCCCCAGAGATAGACGTGGTCAGGGTGACACACGGCCTGCAATGAAGTTCCCGCTGGCGGGTACAAACAAGGTATAATGTCAGAGTTAGAAGACAACATTCTTGTTTTCCTTAAGTTGTACCCATTTCAGTACTTTACCTGTTAATAGTTCTAAAAAGTTTAATTATTCCTCTAGACCACCTGGTAcacaaagcaaacagaaaaactcTTAAGTTTTTCTGTATTACTAAAGAAAGTGAGATAAAACTTTAAAGTTAAAGATCTATAGACACTTTAGGCAAAACAGGCTCATAAAGCAAGTAAAAATTTAACAATTTAGTAAAAACACGCTACgtggtattttgtttttactcattttcatttgtctattGATCTTTAAATTACATTAGACATTTCTACTGGTTTCTTGAACTCTGATACACACCTGTTTTCTGCAGTGTCCCCTTTAATACGGCTGGTAATTGTTTTGGTGATTGCCACCCCCTCGGGATGCCTTGCCGTAAGTGCTCTGTTGGCCTAtgtggaaaagacaaaaaattacaCTTAGCTTTTAATGATATGGTTTTGCTATATATTTAAAAGCTATTAGATGTACAAAATTCTGCATGCCAAATAGAATTAGGTATTTTAAGTCACTATAAATTAGGCACATATCACATTCTAGAATGCTCATAATAACCAGAGTCACTAAATCCGTATAACCCCCTGTGACTATTACATCTCAAAAATTTAACTCTAAACACTTCTATAACACAATCTCAGAGTTGAGATGAATCTTAATACCATTGGTTTatgaagttaaataaatattcttaccACTGTAGTCTGCATATCCCTGTCCATATCCATAGTTCCCATAGTTATACCCAGTATAATCATAGCCGCCATAGCCACTATAGTTTTGATCACCACCATAGGCACTATTGTAATTTCCATATCCTTGATCATAATAGTTATTAAATCCTTGGTTCCAGTTTTGGCCCTGACCTGAAACAATGCACAATGATTGTTAGGAAACAACTTCTGACCCCCAGTCCTAACATAAAATGATGCATTCCTGTCCCTCACTCTGCAAATCTTAAAAAGGAATAATGGACATCTACAGCGCTATCTGGTCAAGAAAATATCACTTAcagttgtcattaaaaaaaaaaaaaaaaaaaaagaggggtgtGTGTATAAAGTCCAACTGTGCCAGTATCAGGTTTCCTAAATCTAATGGGGgataaaaaaatcaagaagacAGCAAGCATGTTTAGAACAAGGACTCCTGCCACAGAAAACCTATTATGCCAAAGTGTATCATGTAATCTTAATTACATTCAATGGTATTATTTTCCCATCAGTACTGACACTGTCAGAGTGGCTATTCAAAGTGAAACcaataaaacaaaaacccatGGACTAAAACGAGCACTTTGCATGCTGTAACAGTTTAAATTTGGCTTTACTCTCCAATGGGCTTATTCATATTTAGCAGTTGATAGCGTAAACCACTGCGTCATTTCCCTGGAATTAGGTCTCACCTCGGCCTCGCCCCCTAGTACCACCTCGCCCACCAGCTGCTGCACCTCTTCCTCccttttgttgctgctgttgctgtctATATACCTCTTTGGGTTGTGCAACTTTGATTTCACACTATAAACAAAAggtaaaaagaatacaaaattgtTACTGCTGTTCTAATGTCAAGccattttttcccttctcatAACAGGTTGTgaaatttccctttaaaaacaaaaacaaaaacaaaaaccaaaaccaaacaacccacCCCACTGTTCACTGAACAGAATCCAAATGGCTTTACCTTCCCAGAACCAATTTGATGGTATCTGCTTTCTAACAATTTCTTTACTGGCTCCTCATCTGTATATGTAATAAAGCAAAATCctcttctttcatttgtttttgtatccatagGAAGTTCAATATTTTCAATCTGAAATCAAGATGCACACTCAAGATCACCCAGTAGTTAAAAAGCTACCAAAATGTTTCAGAATGACACAAGTCATTCACAATCTTTAACAAAGTATGTTACTCTCATGAATTGACTTCTGTATAAATTGTTTCATTATCAACATCAAAGTAGAGTAACCTGGCTTATCTACAAACCATTTATTTAGAGGGGAGAGGAAAACCTCAACAGCCTTTTGTACCCCACAGATGCCACTCCAATCCTGACCACACCAAAGCATCCACCTTTTTGCTGAAATAAATTAGCTATTAATTTCCATTAATTTAGATACTAGTTTCCATTGTAACACATAAAGCAGTGATAAGGGAGGGACTTGAGCAATGATTTAATTCCACCCTGACCGAACTCTTTATTCTGTAAGAACTGGGCCAGGGACAAAATGTTACATAAACGTATCGAATGAGAATACGCATAAACAAAAGCACGGCGCACCTCTCCAAAGGCTccaaaatattctttaatttgttcCTCCGAAGTATCTGGGCTCAATCCACCCACGAAAACCTTTTTTGGGGGTTCCTTCCCCTTTAAAGCTTTGGCCCTTTTAGGGTCTATCAATTTGCCATCCAGTTTGTGTTCTTTCAGTTCCAAAACCTAGAAGACAGATTTATGTGATCTGACAACATACAACCAACCCTCCGAACGACTTGCAAAACGCACACAAGAAGCACGATGCAAACAGGTTCATACCTTATCAACACTAGCAGCATCCTTGAAAAGCACAAATCCAAATCCTCGTGATCTTCCAGTAACAGGATCTGTTTTAATCGTGCAGTCCACAACTTCCCCAAATCGAGACAAATATTCAGTCAGATCTTTCTTGCTTGTATCCCAGCTCAAGCCTCCAATAAACATTTTACTAGAAATAAAAGTTGTTTATTTACAAACAGCAGTAGCTAAAACGGTTAAATTCTAAAGTTACGTTTACTACAAACTATAAGCACGGGGAAATTCATACCCACGTACAAGTAATGTCACCTGTTTACAAACACACAGGAACCAAAGACCACAAAAAGCCCCAAATTCCATCAAGGTCACTTATCCAAATCTTCGCTCTCCACACTGCACCAGGCAAAGTTTAAACGAGGCCAACCAAACACGTTAAAAGACCGTTCCGAACTAGGAAAATGCAACTTTCTAAAGTGAACGCCCACTACTCAGGTTCACCGTCTTCCTCAGCTGTCAATGTTCCACCTGAAGAACTCATCATCACGCACACTGGAGATCTGGGCACCAGTCGCCTACAGGTTCCCAAACCAAGGGTCCCCCTGCATCCTCCCCAGAAAATCTGCCCGGAGCCCTAACAGATACAGTGAAGAGGCGGCGGCAGCTGCAGTGTGCGGCGCGGCCAGTCCGGCCCCTCCCCCTCAAGCCCCACGCGGCGCCTGCGCACTCTGGCCCCAGACGCCGCCGCCCTCCGCCTCCAAAccctctgcccttcccccaccTTCCGCGGGGCTCTCCAGTAACCCCGTCCGTCTCCTACTTTCCTCTTCCCTCCGATCTAGTGGGGTCCGGCGGACACGCGGGAGAATCGACTCGGGGCAAGAATGGGCGGGTGAGGTGGGGAAAGGTAGCGCGCGGATCCCGAGGGACGAAGAGCGCGTGCGGCgcgctgggggaggggaaaggaggggagaggCGAGAAGCGTGCGGTACCCGTCATCCTGCTGGTTCTTGCTCGCGTTGATCTTGGATCCCTCGGCGAACTCCTCTATGTTGCTGTACTCGTTCATATCTTCCATAGCGGCGGAGTGGTCGGCCGGAAGGTGCTGGCGCGCAGACCGAGTCgcggcagcagcggcggcggaGCGTTGTATGGAGCTGGATTTAAAATGGCGGCGGAAGAGATCCGGGCGCCGCCTGCGCCCTCCCTTTATAGCCGCCCCGCCCGCCAATCGGGAGGGCTGCTGGGCGGTGACGTGGCGCTGGGCCCGGCGCGCCCCCTGCCGGGCGGAGCTGGGAGCGAGCGAAGGGAGGAGCGGGGCGAGCTGCCGCGGCGGCCGCGGCCGCCAATGGGAGAGGCTGCGGGAGGCTAAAGTAGCGGGAGCGGAGGGGAACAATGGCGGCGGCACATGGGAGAGTCGGGGCGGGACCTCCATCACGGCCCTCCTGCTGAGAAGCGAGGTCGCGAGTGAGGGGACGCGGGGTTGGGAAGAGAGAGACGCGTCAGAAGAGAAACAACGACGGGGCGAGTCCTGGGGTCAGAATCCCGAGCAACGCCACAGTCCCTCTTGCCTTGAGAGCCTTTTGTCTCTGGCGTCCGGTCCAGCCCACTCCCAGCCAAGAGCCGTCAACCCCGCCTTTTTCCGCCCTCGGTTCCCCCAGCGCAGAGCTGCTGCTATCGATTAGCACCGTGGCCGCGCCGCTCCGGAAAAAGGCGGACTGCGCCCGGCGCTGGCGGCTGAGGCGGCGAGCGCGCCAGCCGTCCGCCCGCCGCGCGCACGCGTGTTTTGTCCTCGAGCTGGCTGGAACCAGCCGAACAGGAAGCGGGCGCGCGGCGGCCTCTCAGGGCAGCCGCGCGGCGCAGACGCCTCTTCCGCTGCCGCCCCAGGCGCGCGGGCCGAGGGGGGCGCGGCGGGCCTCGCGCTAGCCGATCGGCCGACGCCGTCCAGCTGACCGGGACCTGAACGGCCTCCTTCGGTGGCTGAGGAACGGGAGGAGGGGCGCGGACCCGGTCGATTACTGTAAAAAATGCCAAAGCCGAAGCAgtgggcggggagggagggggctagGTGCCGTAGAGGGCAAGGGGCACTCACATCCCCGGCGCGCCACTCGCGGGGCTCCCGTCTGCACGTGCCCCGAGCCTCTCCCGCTCGCTCAACCAGTCTGCGGAGAGCGCGCGCCCGCACACCCGTCTCCCGCGTTCGCTTCTTTGTTCCCGCCCACGCGAGGCCCCATTTTGACGGATCGGGTTCGAGGCCCTCTAGCGGCCAATCGACGTCGGCACCGTGCCTCGCCCCGCCCCCTCGGAACCTCGTGAGGACCGCCCTCTCTTTCTGCCCACGTGGTCTGGGCCTCCCGCCCCGGGCAGCTGGCGAGTTCAGGGTCCTTGGGCTGCGGATTTCTCTACGTCCGGAGGCGCTGACCAGTCCTCTCCGCCTCGTGCGTCAGGCCGCGCTGCGGTTATCCGCTCCGGGACTCTTTTTCTGGGCCACCAGAAGCCTAGCCCTTTGCTGGGGGCGCTGCCGGCGCCGCCCTCCGCCCTCTCTACCAGTAGGCCGATTCTCTTGGTAGCAGTCGGTGGGGTGGGGAAATGGTCGTGCTTTCGGTGCCCGCCGAAGTCACTGTGATCCTGTTAGATATCGAAGGTACCACAACCCCGATTGCTTTCGTGAAGGTGAGGGGCGGAAGGGAGCGGGGCAGTTTACTTATGCTTTAAACCCAAAATGTTGAAAGTATCGCAGACCTTGCACTAGAGACACGAGGAGTGGGAGAGACGGTGTGGCTTTGGTCCGACTTGGGTGGGAGGAGGTAGTCTGCGGCGGATTGCTGGATGCATTTTCTCCTCATCTTCACCTTCCCCCGTCCCTGCCCTCGGTTGTTTGCAGGTGGGTGGGAAGGGACGGAGGTGGTGGTGAAGAAGGGCGGAGGTGGGCAGGTCCGCGGCGGCAAGGTGAAGAGGTGTGGGCGCCGCCCGCCGGGCAGGTGTGCGCCCCGTCGCCCCGCAGGTAAGCGACTGCCTCGTGCCAATATGGACCTGGGGAGTCGGCGGCCGCGATCTAGTGGTCCCTGAAGCTTCCAGCCCCGCAAAATGGAAAGACTGAAGCGTCAGGATGACTTTTCTGGTAGCCTTGGTGTCTTAGGCAGTAATGGTTATTCTTCGCCTTTTCCCACTCCTGCTGTTCGTGGCCGAGCCTCTCACTGAATGTTCCTGGACGAGGTTAGCAACGATCTAGATTccatccattttcctttttttttttaaaaagaagacaaagttCTTACCCAAAGTCGTCTAGGATAGCAGTGCTAACCAAATTGTCTACGTCTAGTTCACAAACTTAAAACTTTGCATTAGAGCAGGTTCCTTTTTTATATATGTTGTATTTGTCAGGATGATTAAATATcagatattaatataatttttaaaagaatcccTCAGGCCTAGTCTTCtgtttatttgaattttagaGGTTTAAGATAAAAGTTCTCATAGAAGTGCTTGTGTGCAATAATTGAGATACCGTTTACAAAGTAGGGAAAGCCCGTCTTGCAGCAAACTTAAAGtcttagttttaatttaaaaaattttttaaagttacctgtgaagaatgtttttcttgatctgctgctgctaagtcgcttcagtcgggtccgactctgtcgGACCCCATAaagggtagcccaccaggctcccccgtccctggcattctccaggcaagaacactggagtgggttgccatttccttctccaatgcatgaaaatgaaaagtaaaagtgaagacgctcagtcgttgcccgactcttagcgaccccatggactgcagcctaccaggctcctccgtccatggggttttccaggcaagagtactggagtggggtgtttcTTGATCTAGGTTATGATATAAAATTGTTGTACACTTTTAGGTCTCCACTGTAACAACCACTTACAAATTCTTTAGAAGGATCACAATACCTTGACATCCAGCATAGTGTCTTAAGAAATCTAGTTTGGCATTTTTTTCCCAAGTTTTTAAGTACACTTGAGGCCTCTGCAGAAATATTCAGAATTGGCCAAATGTTGATAACTGAGTcgacttttctttctcttgttgaTTGTGACAAAATAACTACTTTCTTgtagttttcaaagaaaaaaaggattctGCATTTTTATGCTTCATAGTTTACAAGTCACAGTCTTGCTTTCCACTGTTATCAGAAGACCAGGAGTAATGACAAGTAGTAATATGGCATATGTACCATTCTTGGAAAATCTATTTAGGGAGAAGATATCTCATGCAAATCAATTTTGTAGCAAAAAATAGTGCATCTCTTTCACCTTTTTTAATCCACTGTGTCTTCTGCAAGATGAGCTGAGCCACTTCTTGGAATCTTTGTTTATGACAGACTTATTCTGAGATCTTTCTGAGAATAAGAATGCCTTAATGGTctaaatagggttttttttttttttgcgtttgAGACcagactgcaaaaaaaaaaatcactcaaggATCTTGTTCTAAGGATAATTTATTGGGCTTTGTCCTAtaatcaattattatttttattaaggtTAATTACTATAATTGTCTATTTGCTATGCATTAAATGATCAAAACCAGTGTTTCTGAGAATATGTTCAGAAGAACATTAGATCTTTGTGGATGTTTATTGTAACTACACAGAAAAAGATTACTAAATGCATTTTGAGAAAATGGTCTATGCTTATTCAACCAGGTTTCTTTATTGCACACCTTCTCAGATCCTTTATATCatacacacacttgcacacacataATGCTTTGTGAACCTTCAAGAGACTAGCATTTCACAAATTTATTTGAACCAAGAAATCCTTTAGCACGGTGTCTGTATCTTttgaatacagatttttttaactTAGCATCAGAGATGCTAAATTATATCCTTCTTGGACCTCTGTTCTACTTTGGGCTTTAGTCACGTTAGTGTGTGAACTTGGAAATGATGAAAGGAAACATTGAGATGCGACTGGTATCCTTGACTACAAGTCAGGTTGTGTGCACTGTTGCATATTACTGATAGGAGACAGGCTCTGAAAAACTGAACAGTTTGCCTGGGATTTGAAACCAAATTGTTCGGAATCACAGTGCTTGTTCCATCTTCTTTGCCTGGTCTTGTGGGTGTTAAATGACACAGCTGACACGAGAGCACTTTAATCAGTAAGAAATACCATAAAAGTATATGGTGGCAAATTTTAGTTTACACCACCTCTTGGTGATAGGTTTAGGAGTACACCCTTGGAACAGAATAACTGTACTTTATTTGGGGGTTTGGTTCTGCCGTCAGTATACACTGTGAAAATTGAGTATTGTCAAAAATTGCCGTTgtgattgtcatactgagtgaagtaaatcagagaaggaGCAATATCCTATGACAttccttgtatgtggaatctaagaaatgatacaaatgaacttacaaaacagaaagagactcacagacttagagaacaaacagttttgggctggggagaggggaggaagggatagttagggagtttgggatgacatgtacacactgttgtaattaaaatggataaccaacaaggacctactgtatagcatggggaactctgctcagtgttatgtgacagcctgggtgggaggggagcttgggggagaatggatacatgtatatgtatggctgggtcGCTTTGAtgtccacctaaaactatcacagcattgttaaatGGTTATACCCCAATACGAaagaaaaggttttaaaaaaaaatgcctttgaaaTACCCTTAGGAAGCCAGTCCTCTCTGGAGACTGATGCATCCATTTTTCCTTCAGAGTtgaaacattgctgctgctgattTTGAGCATCGGAGGAAGTAGTTGGTTTGGGATTAGGTGACGTAGATGAAAAACATATTGTGTCAAACACTAGGCTCACACTGAACCATTCATGCTGTCAGAGACACTGGGGAACTGAGACTGACCCAGGGAACAGAATACCTTCTGTGAGTGGAATGGCAGACAGGTTACCAGCActggttatatttattttttccctttctctttctctttttccccttgCTGAGTAGTTAGAGTTGAAGGTGTCTGTGATGCAACTTATAACTATATAAGATGACACGAACTCCTAGATATCTTACAGGATTCCATAGAATCTTCCCAGTCTGGAAATGTGTTCTGTGCACAGCCTGTTGCTCTGTCAGTACATGCCTTTAACCCTTAGGCTACAGATAATAATAAACAGTGGTTTTCCTTAACTGctaatttatcttattttcttcGAGTCAGAATGGTCAAATTTCTGGAGTGTGAAGGGTTCCTAGCTTGGATCATCTAGTCAGTGTCACAACCAGCTAATTAATTTCTCATAGGAATCAATGGATGCCTAGAGGCATGTCTTTGTGAGGGTCATCACAACTTGTTGGGGGCAGAGCAGCAGTAGATCCTCGCTTTCCCTCGATGGTTCCCAGTGCATCTGAGTCCTCAAAGCCATCAGTCCTGCCCCTCACTGCAGaacatgtgcctctggaggttcTTTTCTTTTCAAGCACTGACTGTGATCCTCTATGGTGGTGATCACTCAACATTTTTGGTTATATAAACCATCAGCAGGCTTTCCCGATGGCTCAATgggcaaagaatccgcctacagtgtaggagacacaagaaacacaggttcaactcctgggttgggaagatgccctggagaagggcatggcaacccactccagtgttcttgcctggagaatcccatggacaaaggagcttgacgggctacagtctaaaaggtagcagagagtcagacatcactgagtgactacacacacacataaacacacaaacaaag
This window contains:
- the HNRNPDL gene encoding heterogeneous nuclear ribonucleoprotein D-like isoform X1; translated protein: MEVPPRLSHVPPPLFPSAPATLASRSLSHWRPRPPRQLAPLLPSLAPSSARQGARRAQRHVTAQQPSRLAGGAAIKGGRRRRPDLFRRHFKSSSIQRSAAAAAATRSARQHLPADHSAAMEDMNEYSNIEEFAEGSKINASKNQQDDGKMFIGGLSWDTSKKDLTEYLSRFGEVVDCTIKTDPVTGRSRGFGFVLFKDAASVDKVLELKEHKLDGKLIDPKRAKALKGKEPPKKVFVGGLSPDTSEEQIKEYFGAFGEIENIELPMDTKTNERRGFCFITYTDEEPVKKLLESRYHQIGSGKCEIKVAQPKEVYRQQQQQQKGGRGAAAGGRGGTRGRGRGQGQNWNQGFNNYYDQGYGNYNSAYGGDQNYSGYGGYDYTGYNYGNYGYGQGYADYSGQQSTYGKASRGGGNHQNNYQPY
- the HNRNPDL gene encoding heterogeneous nuclear ribonucleoprotein D-like (The RefSeq protein has 1 substitution compared to this genomic sequence); amino-acid sequence: MEVPPRLSHVPPPLFPSAPATLASRSLSHWRPRPPRQLAPLLPSLAPSSARQGARRAQRHVTAQQPSRSAGGAAIKGGRRRRPDLFRRHFKSSSIQRSAAAAAATRSARQHLPADHSAAMEDMNEYSNIEEFAEGSKINASKNQQDDGKMFIGGLSWDTSKKDLTEYLSRFGEVVDCTIKTDPVTGRSRGFGFVLFKDAASVDKVLELKEHKLDGKLIDPKRAKALKGKEPPKKVFVGGLSPDTSEEQIKEYFGAFGEIENIELPMDTKTNERRGFCFITYTDEEPVKKLLESRYHQIGSGKCEIKVAQPKEVYRQQQQQQKGGRGAAAGGRGGTRGRGRGQGQNWNQGFNNYYDQGYGNYNSAYGGDQNYSGYGGYDYTGYNYGNYGYGQGYADYSGQQSTYGKASRGGGNHQNNYQPY
- the HNRNPDL gene encoding heterogeneous nuclear ribonucleoprotein D-like isoform X3, whose amino-acid sequence is MEVPPRLSHVPPPLFPSAPATLASRSLSHWRPRPPRQLAPLLPSLAPSSARQGARRAQRHVTAQQPSRLAGGAAIKGGRRRRPDLFRRHFKSSSIQRSAAAAAATRSARQHLPADHSAAMEDMNEYSNIEEFAEGSKINASKNQQDDGKMFIGGLSWDTSKKDLTEYLSRFGEVVDCTIKTDPVTGRSRGFGFVLFKDAASVDKVLELKEHKLDGKLIDPKRAKALKGKEPPKKVFVGGLSPDTSEEQIKEYFGAFGEIENIELPMDTKTNERRGFCFITYTDEEPVKKLLESRYHQIGSGKCEIKVAQPKEVYRQQQQQQKGGRGAAAGGRGGTRGRGRGQQSTYGKASRGGGNHQNNYQPY
- the HNRNPDL gene encoding heterogeneous nuclear ribonucleoprotein D-like isoform X2 gives rise to the protein MEVPPRLSHVPPPLFPSAPATLASRSLSHWRPRPPRQLAPLLPSLAPSSARQGARRAQRHVTAQQPSRLAGGAAIKGGRRRRPDLFRRHFKSSSIQRSAAAAAATRSARQHLPADHSAAMEDMNEYSNIEEFAEGSKINASKNQQDDGKMFIGGLSWDTSKKDLTEYLSRFGEVVDCTIKTDPVTGRSRGFGFVLFKDAASVDKIENIELPMDTKTNERRGFCFITYTDEEPVKKLLESRYHQIGSGKCEIKVAQPKEVYRQQQQQQKGGRGAAAGGRGGTRGRGRGQGQNWNQGFNNYYDQGYGNYNSAYGGDQNYSGYGGYDYTGYNYGNYGYGQGYADYSGQQSTYGKASRGGGNHQNNYQPY